The window CCAGACATGATGGTTGGCAGAAGTGAAGCGTCGATGGTCATGCCTGACTCTAGTTGGTATTTATAACCCAATTCAAGTACCACAGTACCCGTTGCTACGTCATCTCGCGCTGTACCTGTGTAAACCTGGTGGTTTAGTTTTTCACCGAAGGTGTAAGCAACGCTGCCTAAAGGTGCAACAAGGAATGAGCTTTCCGAAGAAGCCTTCTGTTCGTTAGATGAAATAGTGCTGTCAGCATCGGTATTAAAATTTGAGGTTGAAGAAGTAAAACCGGTGTTGATAGATATTTCACCACTAAAACCTGCTTCATCAGCAAGCTTGGCAAAAGCGGGTGCTGTGGCAACGCTCAGTGCTAATAACGTATATTTAATTTTCATTCAGAGGCTCCTTGCCCCAGTGAGTGGTAGCAACAAATAGCTGTTAATAAAAAGTTATAGAAAACAGCATAATCTAAAGGTTCACTTTATCGCGCACCTTATAAAGGTTTATTAGATAAATGGGAAGTAGAACCGTATCGCGGCCTAAAAATTATGTGTTTGCTGAAGATGATTAAAAAGCGTCAGGCACAAAAAAGGAAGCCGAAGCTCCCTTAATATGGTTTTTTGATTGTTTTTTACTTCTTCAGTAAGAAGTTAACCAATTCAAAATATTCGTCTAGGCTGTTGATGCCTTGTGCTTCTACCAAGTAACGGTTATTCACTACTACTGCTGGTACGCCAGAAAGGCCGCTGTCTTTGAATGCTTTGTCGAAACGACGAACCATAGAATCTACTGCAAAGCCGTTGTATGCCGCATCGAATTTCTTAGCATCAACGCCTTCATCTAGGAAGATTTGACGCAGTTCTGCTTCATCGCGTGGTGGCTTGTTCATGTTGTGAATGCGGTTAAACATCACTGGCACCATTTTGTCTTCCACTTTAAGCGCAATCATTGTCGCGTAAGCTTTGCTCATTGGCAGACCCATGTTGCCGCCCATGAATGAAACATGGTTCTTCTGTAGCTTCGCGTCAGCTGGTAGCTGTTGTTTTAGCTGCTGGATGATAGGCTCAAAGCTATTACAGTGTGGGCAGTAGAAAGAGAAAAACTCTGTCACCATTGGTTTTTTTGATGCTTCTAGATCGAGAACTTTGTAGTGTTCACCTTCGTTAAATTTCGCAGCGTGAGCTGAAAGGCTCAACATGATCAATGAGAAAAATGCGAATAGCTTTTTCATTTATCCAATCTCCATTATGTTTGAATTTTTATCTAGTTGTATGTTGCGATTGCGTTTACCACTGAGGCATTAACGAAAGTGGTGGCTCTTGCAGGGTAGCAATTTGCTCTTTACAAGCAAGTACTTGTTGCTCCCAATATTTCGGGTCATTAAACCATGGGAAAGCCAAAGGAAACGCTGGATCGTGCCATCGCTTCGCCAACCATGCCATGTAATGCACCATACGTAGACCGCGTAGTGGCTCGATAAGTTTCAGTTGCGAGGGATTAAAATCACAAAACTCTTGATAGCTCTCTAGCAGAATATCCAGTTGCATCAGCTTATCTTGGCGCTCACCGTTAAGCAGCATCCACAGGTCTTGAACCGCAGGGCCATTACGCGCGTCATCGAGATCGACGAACATTGGTCCGTCGCGCCATAGGATATTACCCGGGTGGCAGTCGCCATGTAGGCGGATATTCTCAGTATTGCTCGGCCATTGGTTCTCTAACTCTTTAATTAGGAGGTCGACGTCATTGAAGAACGCGTTTTCTAGATGCGTTGGGATAAACTGAGAGTTTTCTAATATCTTGCGTGGCTGATAAAGGTATTCATCTAAGCTGATGGTCGGGCGATGTTGGAATGTTCTTCCTGCACTCGCCTTATGAATTCGACCAAGGAAACGACCTACACCTTCCAATTGGTCTAGGTTATCCACTTCATACTGTCGGCCACCGACACTTTCAAACAGTGCAAACAGGTAGCCTTGGTATTCGTGCAAGGTCGCACCATTGATACGCATTGGCGGAGCGATTGGCATTTCTTGTTCGATCAGTTCTAACGCGAAGTCGTGTTCTTCTTGGATCTGTGCTTTGTTCCAACGTTGCGGGCGATAAAACTTAACAACGTAGCGTTTGCGATCTTCATCGGTGAATTGGTAGACCCGATTTTCGTAACTGTTAAGAGCGAGAAGCCCGGATTCAGCGCGAACCCCAATGCTCTCCAGTGCGTACCACATGAAGTCAGGGGTTAGGTTATCAAAGTTAAAGGCTTGCATCGTCATATAATAAAAAAGGCTCATTACTGAGCCTTTTTCCATTTATTTGGGTGTTATACCCACCATTAAGGTGATTGGTATCAGAGCTTCTTGATAAAGCGGCTTTCGACTTCCATCGTAAACTCTTCATTATCCGAGAGTATAAACTGAATTGTCGAAACTGGTGAGCTCAGTTTTTCTGGATCGACTCCCAAACTGATAGGAAGGTTTAAAACCTCACCTGGCTCTACGGTAATGGTTTGTTTACCGTACCAGATAGAATCGGGTAGCCCGCTGACATCAAGCTTGTACTCTTGTTCTTGCTGAGTTTTGTTGATGACTTTCAAGTTGTAAGTATTTTCGACAAGTCCTTGGCTATTGATTTTAAATAGTTGGTTTCTATCGCGCAGAACGCTTAAACCTGCAGGATCTACACTCGCGATTTGTGCGAAAAATAGCCCCAACATAACGATCAGTATTACGCCATAGCCCAAGAGCTTAGGACGCATGACCTTGGTTGAGTGCCCTTCAAGCCTATGCTCTGTGGTGTAGTTGATCAGACCTTTCTCATAACCCATACGTTCCATGGTGTTGTCACAGGCATCAATACACGCGCCACAGTTAATACACTCGTATTGTAGGCCGTCACGAATATCAATCCCCGTTGGGCACACTTGCACGCATAAATTACAGTCAATACAGTCGCCCAAGCCGAGTTGTTTGTGGTCGACTTTACGTGAACGAGGGCCACGGCTTTCACCTCGTTCAGTGTCATAGCCCACAATAAAGGTATCTTTGTCGAACATAGCCGATTGGAAACGCGCATACGGACACATGTGCAGACAAACAATCGAGCGCATCCAACCTGCATTGGCATAAGTACAACCTGCGAAGAACAGTACCCAAAACACAGGCCAAAAAGTGGAATTAAAGGTAAAGAAGCCAACCACTAACTCTTTGATTGGAATGAAGTAGCCAACGAAGGTGAGACCGGTTGCGATAGCAATAGCCCACCATGCGATGTGTTTGAGTGTCTTTCTGATCGCCAAATTGGCGGTGAGTTTGTTTGAATCTTGCTTCTTACGCTTGTTTGCCGCGCCTTCCAGTTTCTCTTCGAACCAGATGTACATGAAGGTCCAGACGGTTTGCGGGCACAAATAGCCACACCAGACACGTCCTAAGAAGGTGGTTATGAAGAACAAGCCAAACGCCGCAATCATAAAGAGGATGGCGAGTAGCGTCAGATCTTGTGGGTATAGGGTTGTACCAAAGAAGTTGAACTGTTGGCTGCCGATATCGAGCAAGATCGCTTGTCGCTCACCAAATGGGATCCATGGGATAAGCGCAAAAAGTAAAAGTAAGAACCAACCGCCATAACGGCGCAGTTGTTGGAATTTACCTTTGCTTTCTCGAACATAGATTCGGTTACTTGGGTTAAATCGATCTCCATTACCTTTATGTGTCTTGGGATTAAAGGTTTTAGGAGTCACATCTTTGATATCGATTTTATCCTGACTCATGGACTATCCTTTTGGTGGCTATACCCTCTGCGAGAGTATTGACGACATTGCTTTAAAATATGGTGTTAGAGAACCTAAGCTTCGAGTTTGGTGCATGGGCTGACTTAACACTGACTCTTATTATTTTAGAAGATTCTTATGGGTGGCGATTATAGCGGCAATCTTGTTGTCATTTCTTTAACGCTATCAACCTTTAACAACAAAAGTGGTAACAGTTGTGACGAAAAAATAGCGAACAGAAACAAAATAAGCGACCGAGTGGTCGCTTATTGAAAGTTTGGGTGATCGTTTTAAGCCGGTTAGATGATACCGCGCGCTTTAAGAATTGCCGTTTTGAAGTCATCTTCTTGGTCTTTTTTCAGACCTGGGATCATTTCATCTTTCTCGCTGTTACGCATTTTTAGATGATAGATAAGAACATCGTCAGTCAGATCTTCAAGCTTACCTTGGTAGCCCGCTTCTTTTGATAGCTTAATGATGAACTCTAATAAGTTAAGCTCTTGATCTTTCTGCCACTCAGGCTCCATCAGTTCAAGCAGTTCCTCAATGCGGTGACACTTCATACTTTACTTCTCCACAAATTTTATAATGATTTGTGGTTAAGGTATCAAATCGGGTAGGGAATACCAATGTGTAAAGACATTTCAAGGTGGGACAGGGCAAGAAAAAAGCGCAGTAAAAACTGCGCTTTTCGTTAAGCGGCTTTAATTACTTTTGTTGCAGTCGGTGCTAATAAAGCAGTCTTCTGAACGAGAGTCATTGTAGGAGCCAATTTCTTAGCCGTTGGAGCAGCAACAAAGCCACTACGACGACGCATCGCACTACGGTTGGTGTGCGAGAACCTGACAGCTGTTGGGCGCATTAATTTACCTAACGGTCAGGCATATCCATTGCCAATCTAATGGCCTGACTTATCATGAGCTTCGCTTCAATTACTTGAAGAGTCACTCTTCTGGCTTTCGCCAATCCGAAAAATAAATCAGGATAATGATATGCATGCATATCAAGGCTTAGATTATCACTATCTCAGTTATCGATCGACGCCTGAGTGATAATTAAACGATATTAGAGCTAAAATAGTGTGAGCAGTATATTTGAGTTTGAACCTCTTTCAGGCTTAAGATGATGCTTTAAAGGAGGTGCATATGTCGTTCTTGAAGAAAACGTTAGCAAGTTTTGGAATTGGGTCTGCCAAGGTGGACTCTGTATTGCAACAGGAAGTGCTTTACCCAGGTAAGAAGGCGAGCATTATTGTGCATGTCTACGGTGGTGCTCAGCCACAGGAGATCGACAATATCGATCTCAATCTGTGTTGCCGCTATGTCAAAGAAGTTACCATGAACTCCCAAAGGCAAGAAGGTGGCCATAAACGCCGAATGCACCAGACGTACTCATTGGCAAAATGGAGCCTACCGTATGCTTTTGTTATTCAGCCGGGTGAAACTCGCGATTTTGAATGTGAGTTCGATGTGCCATTGAATACTCCAGTGACGATTGGTGATTCCAAGGTTTGGTTAGAGACAGGGCTCGATATTGCGATGGCGATTGATCCGTCTGATAAGGACGTTTTAACGGTTCGTCCTGATCCTTTGCTCGATGGCATCTTTAACGCACTTGAAGCTCAAGGGCTACGTATTCGCCAAGTCGAGTGTGAAGCGGTGGAAGGTTTCGAGTTACCGTTTGTGCAAGAGTTCGAATTTGTTCCGACGACTGGCCCTTATCATGGCCGTTGGCGTGAATTGGAGGTGGTTGCACACCACGATGAAACAGAACTCAAGCTGTGGTTTGAGATCGATAGAAATCGCGATGGCGCCAAAGGCATGTTAGCGAGCTTGCTTGGTATTGGTCAGCTACAGCGTCAATTGAGCGTCCCGCTTGATACCTCACCAGAAGATGCCGGTAAGATGGTGGTCGAGTATTTAGAAAGCGCGTCTTAGTTGAATCGCATATATTCACCTAGTCACAACGGTTAGCTTATCGCACATCTTAGAAGTCATTTTGTCA of the Vibrio lentus genome contains:
- a CDS encoding YihD family protein codes for the protein MKCHRIEELLELMEPEWQKDQELNLLEFIIKLSKEAGYQGKLEDLTDDVLIYHLKMRNSEKDEMIPGLKKDQEDDFKTAILKARGII
- a CDS encoding serine/threonine protein kinase encodes the protein MTMQAFNFDNLTPDFMWYALESIGVRAESGLLALNSYENRVYQFTDEDRKRYVVKFYRPQRWNKAQIQEEHDFALELIEQEMPIAPPMRINGATLHEYQGYLFALFESVGGRQYEVDNLDQLEGVGRFLGRIHKASAGRTFQHRPTISLDEYLYQPRKILENSQFIPTHLENAFFNDVDLLIKELENQWPSNTENIRLHGDCHPGNILWRDGPMFVDLDDARNGPAVQDLWMLLNGERQDKLMQLDILLESYQEFCDFNPSQLKLIEPLRGLRMVHYMAWLAKRWHDPAFPLAFPWFNDPKYWEQQVLACKEQIATLQEPPLSLMPQW
- the ccoG gene encoding cytochrome c oxidase accessory protein CcoG, which gives rise to MSQDKIDIKDVTPKTFNPKTHKGNGDRFNPSNRIYVRESKGKFQQLRRYGGWFLLLLFALIPWIPFGERQAILLDIGSQQFNFFGTTLYPQDLTLLAILFMIAAFGLFFITTFLGRVWCGYLCPQTVWTFMYIWFEEKLEGAANKRKKQDSNKLTANLAIRKTLKHIAWWAIAIATGLTFVGYFIPIKELVVGFFTFNSTFWPVFWVLFFAGCTYANAGWMRSIVCLHMCPYARFQSAMFDKDTFIVGYDTERGESRGPRSRKVDHKQLGLGDCIDCNLCVQVCPTGIDIRDGLQYECINCGACIDACDNTMERMGYEKGLINYTTEHRLEGHSTKVMRPKLLGYGVILIVMLGLFFAQIASVDPAGLSVLRDRNQLFKINSQGLVENTYNLKVINKTQQEQEYKLDVSGLPDSIWYGKQTITVEPGEVLNLPISLGVDPEKLSSPVSTIQFILSDNEEFTMEVESRFIKKL
- a CDS encoding sporulation protein, with amino-acid sequence MSFLKKTLASFGIGSAKVDSVLQQEVLYPGKKASIIVHVYGGAQPQEIDNIDLNLCCRYVKEVTMNSQRQEGGHKRRMHQTYSLAKWSLPYAFVIQPGETRDFECEFDVPLNTPVTIGDSKVWLETGLDIAMAIDPSDKDVLTVRPDPLLDGIFNALEAQGLRIRQVECEAVEGFELPFVQEFEFVPTTGPYHGRWRELEVVAHHDETELKLWFEIDRNRDGAKGMLASLLGIGQLQRQLSVPLDTSPEDAGKMVVEYLESAS
- a CDS encoding thiol:disulfide interchange protein DsbA/DsbL; translated protein: MKKLFAFFSLIMLSLSAHAAKFNEGEHYKVLDLEASKKPMVTEFFSFYCPHCNSFEPIIQQLKQQLPADAKLQKNHVSFMGGNMGLPMSKAYATMIALKVEDKMVPVMFNRIHNMNKPPRDEAELRQIFLDEGVDAKKFDAAYNGFAVDSMVRRFDKAFKDSGLSGVPAVVVNNRYLVEAQGINSLDEYFELVNFLLKK